ACCAAGATCGCCATCGTCGCCGACGTGGGCACGCTCCAGCGCCTGCCCCGCATCATCGGCCGCGGTCACACCTCCGAGCTCGCGCTCACGGGCAAGGACATCGATGGCGAATACGCCCGCGAGATCGGGCTCGTCAATCGCACCTACGAGAGCGCCGAGGACCTGCACGCTGCCGCCCTGGTAATGGCCCGCGAGATCGCGGAGAACTCCCCGCTCGTCACCCAGGGCGTCAAACAGGTCCTGCGCTACGGCGAGTACAAGAGTGTCGACGACGCCCTTGAATACGTTGCGGTGTGGAACAGCGCCTTCCTGATGAGCAACGACTTCAACGAAGCCATCGCCGCGTTCATGCAGAAGCGAAAGCCGGTCTTCAAGGGCGAGTGATCGGTGGTTTATCCACAGGTTTGGCAGGCCAAACCCATCGTCATGTCTGCGATTTGATGGTTTCGGTCTGATCCGGGATCTCATCTGCAAGCGCCAGGGCATTGGCACGCGGCCAATACAGGTAGCGCATGATGACCGAGATGAAGAGCACGTTGCAGCCGATGTTGAAGAGAATCGGCGCGTCGAAGTTCAGGTGCAGCGCCGCGTAGACGCCGGCGCACAGCTCCCCCGAGAGCCACAGCCACAGGAATCCGGCCGAGACTCCGCGCGAGTGTCCCTGCCGCAGGCTCTGAAAGGCCTGCGGCGCGCCGCACACCGCAAGCAGCGTGTTTCCGAGCCAGCCGATGGATTCGATCATCGTTCCATAAACCTGAATACCTGAGTGGCTGTCATTCTGAAGGGAGCGCAGCTCCCTGAAGAATCGCGTCCACGCCGGCTCCACGCGATTCTTCGCTGCGCCCAGAATGACAGGTTTCTTTGAAATGCTGCATCGACGTGCGGCTAGACCGACTCAATCGCCTTCCACGTCCCGCCTTCCATGGTGAAACCGAGCGGGGTGTCCTGGGTGACCTCGACGGGTTCTCCCACCTGCTCGCCGTATTCGGGGTGGCCGGGCAGCAGGATGGTCAGGGTGGTGGCCTTTGGTTTGGGGCGCGGCAGGTTGGTGACGACCGTGCGTTTTCCAAGGCCCGCGATGGTGGAGCTGACGCTGGCATAGGCGGCAAGGCGCTGGAGCGTTACCCAGGTGGGCGGCGCGAGTTTGATCTTGCCCTGGGTGAAGGCGGCGATGGCATCGGCCGGGCGGAACCAGTCCCACTCGGTCAGCTCGTGCTCGTCGTGGGTGGGCTCCTGCCCCTCGGGCGCGGCGGCGACGAAGAAGCGCGTGTCGTAGCGCTTGCTCTCGATTTCGGGCGTGATCCAGTGGTCGAAATAGGCGAGCAGGTCCGGCCGCAGCAGCAGCTCTTCCTTGCCCGCAATGCTCAGCAGCGTCTCGGGATGTTCACGGTCGTTGAGGTGGTCGCGGTACCCGGCCAGCCGCTCCTTGCGGGCGGCGTCGTTTTCCAGGTGAATCACCTCGCCGGGTGCGCACCTTGGCGAGGCCAGCAGGCAGCCGGCTTCCTCGAAGGTCTCGCGCAGCGCCGCCACGTAGTGGGCGCGCACTTCTTCAGCGCTCCCGCGAAAGCGCGAGCGCGCTTCTTCCCAGTCGAAGTCTGCGAGAACTTCAGCATAACCCGCGTCGAAGTCGTGCTCGTCCACCTTGCCGCCGGGAAAGACGTGAACCCCGCCCATGAACCCGCTCTTGCCGTGGCGGCGCATGAGGAGAACCTCGGTCCCCTCGCCCCCCGAAGAAGCGGGACGAAGCAGTACCAGAGTGGCTGCGGGCTTGATGGGATGGGCCATGTCGGGCGTCCTCCAAGGTGAACGGCTGTTTA
The nucleotide sequence above comes from Chrysiogenia bacterium. Encoded proteins:
- a CDS encoding NUDIX hydrolase, giving the protein MAHPIKPAATLVLLRPASSGGEGTEVLLMRRHGKSGFMGGVHVFPGGKVDEHDFDAGYAEVLADFDWEEARSRFRGSAEEVRAHYVAALRETFEEAGCLLASPRCAPGEVIHLENDAARKERLAGYRDHLNDREHPETLLSIAGKEELLLRPDLLAYFDHWITPEIESKRYDTRFFVAAAPEGQEPTHDEHELTEWDWFRPADAIAAFTQGKIKLAPPTWVTLQRLAAYASVSSTIAGLGKRTVVTNLPRPKPKATTLTILLPGHPEYGEQVGEPVEVTQDTPLGFTMEGGTWKAIESV